A genome region from Erythrolamprus reginae isolate rEryReg1 chromosome 4, rEryReg1.hap1, whole genome shotgun sequence includes the following:
- the LOC139167107 gene encoding vitelline membrane outer layer protein 1-like — MVSVGLSARTALLLTIFCCPWITDSRKYSSELKVLNGGIRGEWGPASFCTSGCAVGFAQKVEKHQPAGDNTAVNGIRLHCNDGIEIESKVGPWGEWTANQMCRKGCLGSFSLKVHSYQGIFDDTSVNNIQFKCSDDADLRGIANENGKFGPWSRKCPSEGICGMRTRVEDAQGPFGDDTALNDVVFYCCQNSPDWEGIREVAETSSIASVSPSSLSSF, encoded by the exons ATGGTTTCTGTGGGTCTCTCTGCCAGAACTGCCCTTCTCTTGACTATCTTCTGCTGCCCGTGGATTACTGACTCTCGAAAATATTCTTCCGAGCTCAAAGTGCTAAATGGGGGAATCCGGGGTGAATGGGGTCCAGCTTCATTTTGTACTTCTGGCTGTGCTGTTGGCTTCGCCCAGAAG GTGGAGAAACATCAACCTGCTGGTGATAATACAGCTGTGAATGGAATCCGCTTGCACTGCAATGATGGAATAGAAATTGAGTCTAAAGTTGGACC GTGGGGAGAGTGGACCGCAAATCAAATGTGCCGTAAAGGCTGCCTGGGTTCTTTTTCTCTGAAAGTGCACAGCTATCAAGGAATTTTTGATGATACATCAGTTAACAACATCCAGTTCAAGTGCAGTGATGATGCTGACCTGAGAGGCATTGCCAATGAAAATGGTAAATTTGGCCCATGGAGTCGGAAATGCCCCTCAGAAGGTATATGTGGAATGAGAACAAGGGTGGAAGATGCGCAGGGCCCTTTTGGTGATGACACAGCACTCAATGATGTGGTTTTTTACTGCTGTCAAAACAGTCCAGATTGGGAAGGCATAAGGGAGGTAGCAGAAACCTCAAGTATTGCAAGTGTCTCACCATCTTCCCTCTCATCATTTTGA